The following proteins are encoded in a genomic region of Sneathiella marina:
- a CDS encoding HD-GYP domain-containing protein: MSEFDDESNGKNKAYTSVAIGIVLLLAVVVAGIWGTFRFIDEQRDRDLQNWEIRLGIVAESRAASVEEWLREQKQAIGTLANNASLQVYLTQLVIETNENGNAISDVPEAGYLINLLNNQAVISGFWEPEEPEIRANVTRPGRAGIALTDKTGSLLVSSGNMPPLNPNIRAAMAQAGSGQPALIEMYQGIGGDPTMGYVWPVFSVQGEESSQEVIGFVVGVRTVSSSLYPLLFQPGDIMQTAETYLVRREGNLVQYISPLADGTRALERKLSLKDTLAAAFAVDHPGDFAAANDYLGNNVLVTGRALSGAPWFLVRTVAVQEALAETEERLSTMLGIFILLIVGVAVTVIAVWRHGTSIRASELASRYKGAAEHLKERSEFLKIVTDQQPTTIAVFDAEDKYTFANRVAADDAELSQEEMLGKKVASVLGPVHAKEIIEMTDLVRGDFQPRSMITHLSEGDANQIIKSDFIPLRSARASKEVLTVFQDITDVVKERERREAVLRSLVSTLVAFVDRRDPFSADQSRRVAKVAVAIAGEMKTSEETIRTVDIAGNLMNIGKILVPPDLLTKTKNLSNKEMDTIRNSLVASADLLEEVDFDLPVAATLRQLQENWDGSGQPRGLQGEEIGEAARIIAVANAFVGMVSPRAYRNALGFSAAVRHLLEDADIRFDRKTVSALINFLENRGGREEWQYFSQKPNTAEDKK, translated from the coding sequence ATGTCAGAATTCGACGACGAAAGTAACGGAAAAAACAAGGCATATACATCTGTCGCAATTGGTATTGTCTTGCTTTTAGCGGTTGTCGTCGCCGGAATTTGGGGCACTTTCAGGTTTATAGATGAACAACGAGATCGTGATCTTCAGAATTGGGAGATTAGATTGGGCATTGTCGCAGAGAGTCGGGCAGCGAGTGTTGAGGAATGGCTCCGTGAACAGAAACAAGCGATCGGTACGTTGGCAAATAATGCTTCTTTGCAGGTTTACTTGACACAGTTGGTGATCGAAACAAACGAGAATGGGAATGCTATTTCAGATGTTCCTGAAGCTGGATATCTCATTAATTTATTGAATAACCAGGCCGTCATCAGTGGCTTTTGGGAGCCGGAGGAACCAGAGATAAGAGCCAACGTAACCCGTCCAGGCCGGGCAGGTATCGCGCTTACAGATAAAACCGGCAGTCTATTGGTTTCCAGTGGAAATATGCCGCCGCTTAACCCGAATATACGGGCTGCCATGGCGCAGGCGGGCAGTGGCCAGCCGGCGCTCATTGAAATGTACCAAGGAATTGGCGGGGATCCGACTATGGGCTATGTATGGCCTGTGTTTTCTGTGCAGGGAGAGGAATCTAGTCAGGAAGTAATTGGCTTTGTCGTGGGCGTTCGTACCGTCAGCTCGTCGCTATACCCGTTGTTGTTTCAGCCCGGAGACATAATGCAAACCGCAGAGACTTATCTGGTTCGGCGCGAGGGCAATTTGGTTCAGTATATTTCTCCATTGGCGGATGGAACAAGAGCTTTGGAGAGAAAACTGAGCCTTAAGGACACACTGGCAGCCGCGTTTGCTGTTGACCATCCAGGTGATTTTGCTGCCGCCAACGATTATTTGGGAAATAATGTGCTGGTTACAGGACGTGCTTTATCGGGCGCGCCTTGGTTTCTCGTAAGAACTGTTGCAGTACAAGAGGCATTGGCGGAAACGGAAGAAAGACTATCCACAATGCTTGGGATATTTATCCTACTCATTGTTGGCGTTGCAGTTACCGTGATTGCTGTATGGCGTCACGGAACGTCAATTCGAGCATCGGAGCTTGCTTCCAGATACAAGGGTGCAGCAGAGCATTTAAAGGAAAGAAGTGAATTTCTCAAGATCGTAACTGACCAGCAACCTACAACCATTGCCGTATTTGATGCGGAAGATAAATATACATTTGCCAATCGCGTGGCTGCGGATGACGCTGAATTATCTCAAGAAGAAATGCTTGGTAAAAAGGTTGCTAGTGTTCTGGGACCTGTTCATGCGAAGGAAATCATCGAAATGACTGATTTAGTCCGTGGCGACTTTCAGCCGCGGTCTATGATTACACATCTTTCCGAAGGTGACGCAAATCAGATCATAAAGTCAGATTTTATTCCCTTACGGTCGGCGCGGGCTAGCAAAGAGGTATTGACTGTCTTTCAAGATATCACAGATGTTGTGAAGGAGAGGGAAAGACGCGAAGCCGTGTTGCGCAGTCTCGTTTCAACGTTAGTTGCATTTGTTGACCGTCGAGATCCTTTTTCGGCGGACCAGTCACGTCGTGTGGCTAAAGTAGCCGTTGCGATCGCCGGTGAAATGAAGACTTCCGAGGAAACAATCCGTACCGTTGATATTGCTGGCAATCTTATGAATATCGGAAAGATACTTGTTCCGCCGGATCTATTAACAAAAACGAAAAACCTGTCGAATAAGGAAATGGATACAATTCGCAATAGTCTTGTTGCGAGTGCAGATTTACTGGAAGAAGTTGACTTCGATTTGCCAGTCGCCGCGACGTTACGCCAGCTTCAAGAGAATTGGGATGGCTCTGGCCAGCCGAGAGGTCTGCAGGGAGAGGAAATTGGTGAAGCCGCTCGGATTATCGCTGTTGCAAATGCGTTTGTTGGAATGGTGAGCCCGAGGGCGTATAGAAATGCTCTGGGCTTCAGTGCTGCTGTCCGGCATTTGTTGGAGGACGCGGATATTCGGTTTGATCGGAAAACAGTCAGTGCCTTGATAAATTTTCTCGAGAACCGCGGTGGTCGTGAAGAATGGCAATATTTCTCCCAGAAACCGAATACTGCTGAAGATAAAAAGTAG
- a CDS encoding transglutaminase-like cysteine peptidase, protein MRSFSRFSCLSIVTLSATLSLAPMKSAYADVNVDGLFGTVEIASDNLSALPQWKRVIESFEEVAIEAKKCDLKIEDCYSQQMTLWRAKINELRTSDKRVQIQQINRFLNSWRKRTDTENYAVSDYWATPLEFMENGGDSEDFAIMKYISLKELGVPPSDMRIVVTNDVLRNNVHTVLSVKTGGKIYILDDLNDSILSESFTPYYLPLYSVNEQNRWAHIPKAVSVEQASQGTTQND, encoded by the coding sequence ATGCGCAGCTTTTCCAGATTTTCCTGTTTATCTATAGTAACTTTGTCAGCGACACTATCGCTTGCCCCAATGAAATCGGCATATGCCGACGTTAATGTAGATGGGTTATTCGGAACTGTCGAAATTGCCTCGGATAACCTAAGCGCACTGCCTCAGTGGAAACGAGTTATCGAAAGCTTTGAAGAAGTTGCCATCGAAGCGAAAAAATGCGATCTCAAGATTGAGGACTGCTATTCTCAACAAATGACACTTTGGCGTGCGAAAATCAACGAATTACGGACGTCGGATAAACGTGTCCAAATTCAGCAAATTAATCGATTTTTGAATAGTTGGCGGAAACGCACTGATACGGAAAATTATGCAGTGAGTGACTATTGGGCGACACCTCTTGAATTTATGGAAAATGGGGGCGATTCAGAAGATTTCGCCATCATGAAATATATCAGTCTTAAAGAGTTAGGCGTGCCGCCATCAGACATGCGAATTGTCGTAACGAATGATGTTTTGCGCAATAATGTACACACTGTTCTGAGTGTTAAAACAGGCGGAAAAATATACATTCTTGACGATCTCAATGACAGTATATTAAGCGAGAGCTTCACTCCATATTATCTACCGCTCTATTCGGTGAACGAACAGAACAGGTGGGCTCATATACCAAAAGCGGTCTCAGTCGAGCAGGCTTCACAAGGAACAACGCAAAATGACTGA
- a CDS encoding TolC family outer membrane protein, producing the protein MTFKSRATRTRRVISASVLTAVFGSLLITGTAQSETLKEAVQMTVSTYPEIAEASANRRAVDQELRQAEGLYLPSLDLAAGAGWEWTDTVTIDNEELIRTESSLILSQTLLDGGFRAAEVDRQENRVDSAAYRVKERAEAIALDAIRSYLDTLRSLEIVKLATENVEKHRQTLAEIQDRVAAGQSGIGDDQQAKARLAAAQDTLVETLRALDDSEITYLRVVGVNPINLELPEFSDGTLPENIDDIVAIALDTNPDIKFAESDVKTSQAEIDAANSNFYPTVNLEVGGSADNNIDGIDGHNDDFSAMVRLNYNLYRGGIDIGREKEAIARKSESEQRKLRFDRLVEEEVRRSWSTMARSQARAVVLSEEVVANGQVASTYAQEFQIGQRDLLDLLDADNELFNSRTSLVTVEYSVLFSKYRLLATMGRLNTTLGVILPEEALPGSKG; encoded by the coding sequence ATGACGTTCAAAAGTAGGGCAACAAGGACGAGGCGTGTAATTTCCGCTAGTGTTCTGACAGCCGTATTTGGGAGCTTACTGATTACTGGCACAGCGCAGTCTGAGACGCTTAAAGAAGCTGTGCAAATGACAGTCTCCACCTACCCGGAAATCGCGGAAGCTTCGGCGAACCGCCGCGCTGTTGATCAGGAATTACGCCAGGCTGAAGGTCTTTATCTTCCGTCACTGGATTTAGCCGCGGGCGCTGGTTGGGAATGGACTGACACTGTTACAATTGATAATGAAGAGCTGATAAGAACAGAATCCAGTCTCATTTTATCGCAAACGTTACTTGATGGCGGGTTTCGAGCGGCCGAAGTTGACCGGCAGGAAAACCGCGTTGATAGCGCAGCCTATCGGGTAAAGGAACGCGCTGAGGCAATTGCCCTCGACGCTATTCGTTCTTATTTGGACACTTTGCGTAGTCTCGAAATAGTAAAGCTGGCAACGGAAAATGTTGAAAAACATCGTCAAACTCTCGCCGAAATTCAAGATCGAGTGGCAGCGGGGCAAAGCGGAATTGGAGATGATCAACAGGCTAAAGCTCGTTTGGCTGCCGCTCAGGATACATTGGTGGAAACCTTACGTGCACTCGATGACTCCGAGATTACCTATTTGCGGGTTGTTGGTGTTAATCCGATAAACCTGGAATTGCCGGAGTTTAGTGATGGTACATTGCCCGAAAATATAGATGATATTGTTGCCATCGCCCTTGATACAAATCCAGATATTAAGTTTGCGGAATCTGACGTCAAAACTTCTCAAGCAGAGATCGATGCAGCCAATTCAAATTTCTATCCCACAGTTAATCTTGAGGTCGGTGGATCGGCAGATAACAACATAGACGGGATTGACGGTCATAATGACGATTTTTCTGCGATGGTGCGCCTGAACTATAACCTTTACCGCGGCGGTATTGATATTGGCCGGGAAAAAGAAGCAATTGCTAGAAAATCCGAGTCTGAACAGCGAAAATTAAGATTTGACCGTCTAGTTGAAGAAGAGGTTCGTAGAAGCTGGAGTACTATGGCGCGATCACAGGCACGCGCTGTCGTGTTGTCTGAAGAGGTTGTGGCGAATGGTCAGGTCGCCTCTACGTACGCTCAGGAATTCCAGATTGGACAACGGGATTTGCTTGATTTGCTCGATGCAGATAACGAATTGTTCAACTCTCGGACTTCATTGGTAACAGTGGAATACTCGGTACTCTTTTCCAAATATCGACTGCTGGCGACAATGGGGCGTTTGAATACAACATTGGGTGTTATATTACCGGAAGAGGCTTTGCCGGGAAGTAAGGGCTAG
- a CDS encoding transglutaminase-like cysteine peptidase: MTGILLKFRVSILALVLGSALLVSPLATNAEAVGLFGYRATPYDGLKPFPKWRQVLKTYKEEPGDCQSGKYNRCAHQKWLALIEDWRELPKQEQLNRVNQHMNLFRYILDPVNWGVRDYWEIPKEFFARFGDCEDYAIVKYFTLRALGWSAEDMKIVVLQDMNLGIAHAILVVEFDGKNLVLDNQIGQVVDAKRIKHYRPIYSVNEIGWWRHKEP, encoded by the coding sequence ATGACCGGAATATTATTAAAATTTAGAGTGTCCATTTTGGCACTTGTTCTTGGTAGTGCCTTGCTTGTTAGCCCGCTTGCAACGAATGCGGAAGCGGTTGGACTGTTTGGTTATCGAGCAACACCCTATGACGGCTTAAAACCTTTTCCCAAATGGCGGCAGGTTCTCAAAACCTACAAAGAAGAGCCTGGAGACTGCCAGTCAGGAAAGTACAATAGATGTGCGCATCAAAAATGGCTGGCATTGATTGAAGATTGGAGAGAGCTGCCAAAGCAGGAGCAGCTTAATCGTGTTAATCAACATATGAACCTATTTCGGTATATTTTGGATCCAGTGAATTGGGGGGTTCGCGACTACTGGGAGATACCGAAGGAGTTTTTTGCCCGATTTGGCGATTGTGAAGACTATGCCATAGTAAAATATTTCACACTGCGAGCATTGGGGTGGTCCGCAGAAGATATGAAAATCGTCGTTTTGCAGGACATGAACCTTGGTATTGCCCATGCCATACTCGTTGTGGAATTTGATGGAAAAAATCTTGTACTAGACAATCAAATTGGGCAAGTTGTAGACGCCAAACGGATCAAGCATTATCGTCCAATTTATTCTGTAAATGAAATTGGATGGTGGCGTCACAAAGAACCATAA
- a CDS encoding type I secretion system permease/ATPase, whose amino-acid sequence MTDNKDSSVTDETKTGHMGIKTAQELFAPRDGEQKHVDPATLSANADNLPNSEEKINGNETKENWKINLSEVSRADQDALLGCLTTLTKIFDSPRTADSLIYGLPLEDSKLTPQLFVRAAQRAGISARISNRQLAKIPDVVLPSVVLLTDRRACILLSRKEGLAEVIFSDTGEGSQSIPLEDLEAMYAGYAILVRPAFKYRVDKDESLTPRKGSWFWGTMWQFWPTYLQVIIAAFLINSFAIASPLFIMNVYDRVVPNKAIETLWVLAIGVIIVIAFDLLLKSLRSYFVDNAGKRADVLLSSRIFEQVLNIQVKARPASAGAFANHLREFETLRDFFTSVTVTALVDLPFLGIFLFIIYLIGGSVVIIPAMAIPVVLLIGLFLQWPMRHAVSKSAEEASMKHGVIIETISALDTVKSMGVEGHMQKEWERFVGKTAQTSVAARFFAGLGINLSAAAMQLVTVGVVVYGVILMSEPNSAMTVGALIACTILTGRTMAPLGQIAGLLTRLNQAVVALKGLNTIMALPVERAAEKRHLSRPNIQGDIEFQNVTFKYPDTDLPALSDISFKIKAGEKVGIIGPVGSGKTTISRLLINLYEPDEGAVLIDGTDIRQIDPSDIRRSIGTVMQDITLFQATVRQNITMGHPQADDDMILKASQLAGVHDFVSRHPHGYDLHVGEKGATLSGGQRQSIGLARALLPNPPILMLDEPTSAMDLNSERRFINRLEGFVADKTLLLVTHRTSLFSLVDRIIVLGNGKIAADGPRDEILKIGQQTKHKAQTVKATTVQVSGKKDI is encoded by the coding sequence ATGACGGACAACAAGGATAGCTCTGTGACAGATGAAACCAAAACTGGCCACATGGGCATAAAAACTGCTCAAGAACTGTTTGCGCCTAGAGACGGAGAGCAAAAACACGTCGACCCAGCTACCCTTTCAGCGAATGCAGATAATCTTCCAAATTCAGAAGAAAAAATCAATGGAAATGAGACGAAAGAAAATTGGAAAATTAACCTATCGGAGGTCAGCCGAGCAGATCAGGATGCGTTACTTGGCTGTCTTACCACTCTTACAAAAATATTTGACAGCCCACGCACCGCAGATTCATTGATTTATGGGCTTCCGCTCGAAGACAGCAAACTAACACCTCAACTTTTTGTCCGCGCGGCACAACGTGCTGGTATCAGCGCACGAATATCCAATCGGCAGCTTGCAAAAATCCCTGACGTTGTCTTGCCGTCTGTTGTTTTGTTAACAGACCGTCGCGCCTGCATACTGCTGTCGCGCAAAGAAGGCCTTGCCGAAGTAATTTTTTCAGATACTGGCGAAGGAAGCCAATCCATTCCTTTGGAAGATCTGGAAGCCATGTATGCAGGGTATGCCATTCTAGTCAGGCCCGCCTTCAAATATCGGGTGGATAAAGATGAAAGTCTTACACCAAGGAAAGGATCTTGGTTCTGGGGGACTATGTGGCAATTTTGGCCAACCTATCTTCAAGTTATTATTGCCGCTTTTTTGATCAATAGTTTTGCTATTGCAAGCCCCCTATTTATCATGAATGTATATGATCGAGTAGTTCCTAATAAAGCCATTGAAACGCTCTGGGTGCTAGCTATCGGTGTGATCATCGTTATTGCATTTGACCTGCTCTTAAAATCATTGCGCAGTTATTTTGTCGATAATGCGGGAAAACGTGCTGATGTTTTACTTTCGAGCCGAATTTTTGAACAGGTTCTCAATATTCAAGTTAAAGCCCGACCAGCGTCCGCCGGAGCCTTTGCTAATCACTTGCGAGAATTTGAAACCCTGCGGGATTTTTTTACGTCAGTAACAGTGACAGCACTTGTTGATCTTCCTTTTCTCGGCATCTTTCTCTTTATTATTTACCTCATTGGAGGGTCGGTCGTCATTATTCCGGCAATGGCGATTCCGGTAGTTCTACTCATTGGTCTTTTTTTACAATGGCCGATGCGGCATGCCGTATCCAAATCCGCAGAAGAGGCCTCCATGAAACATGGAGTGATCATTGAAACCATCTCTGCACTGGATACAGTAAAGAGTATGGGCGTCGAAGGTCACATGCAAAAGGAATGGGAACGGTTTGTTGGTAAGACTGCACAAACGAGTGTTGCAGCTCGTTTCTTCGCTGGTTTGGGCATAAATCTTTCTGCAGCCGCTATGCAGCTAGTTACAGTAGGTGTCGTGGTTTACGGTGTAATATTGATGAGTGAACCGAATTCAGCGATGACCGTCGGAGCATTGATTGCCTGTACTATCCTGACCGGTCGAACAATGGCTCCTCTGGGCCAGATTGCTGGTTTGCTTACGAGGCTAAATCAAGCAGTTGTCGCCCTAAAAGGTTTGAACACCATTATGGCCCTCCCGGTTGAGAGAGCTGCAGAAAAACGACATCTTAGCCGCCCCAATATCCAAGGCGACATCGAGTTTCAAAATGTTACTTTCAAATATCCGGATACAGACCTTCCCGCGTTAAGCGACATCTCGTTCAAGATTAAAGCTGGAGAAAAGGTGGGGATTATTGGCCCTGTTGGCTCCGGCAAAACCACAATTTCTCGACTGTTGATCAATCTCTATGAACCAGATGAAGGGGCCGTTTTAATTGATGGCACGGATATTCGCCAGATTGATCCGTCAGATATTCGACGGAGTATCGGCACCGTCATGCAGGACATTACCTTGTTCCAGGCGACTGTTCGGCAAAACATTACCATGGGGCATCCTCAAGCCGACGACGACATGATTTTAAAAGCTTCTCAACTTGCCGGAGTACATGATTTTGTTAGCCGGCATCCGCATGGATATGACCTGCATGTGGGAGAAAAAGGTGCAACCTTGTCAGGAGGCCAAAGGCAAAGTATTGGCCTTGCGCGGGCATTGCTGCCAAATCCGCCCATACTTATGCTAGATGAACCAACAAGTGCAATGGACTTGAACTCAGAACGGCGTTTTATCAATCGCCTGGAAGGCTTTGTTGCAGATAAAACACTCCTGCTGGTAACCCATCGGACATCCCTTTTTTCTCTCGTTGACAGAATTATCGTGTTGGGGAACGGAAAGATCGCCGCAGACGGTCCGCGAGACGAAATATTGAAAATTGGACAGCAAACCAAACACAAGGCGCAAACGGTTAAGGCGACGACAGTGCAGGTATCAGGAAAGAAGGATATCTAA
- a CDS encoding HlyD family type I secretion periplasmic adaptor subunit: MSDKLKWNDSDFASDVVAAKIQGPNPRSFLLLFGIVAFFVAAYVWADRAVLDEVTRGDGKVIPSSKVQVIQNLEGGILEELLVSEGDIVEKGQILLRIDDTGYSSRAGEIESNYLNLMGKIARLEAEASGSGITFPPELLAERQDISISEQDLFNARQSELQSQISILRQQAQQRSQEIQEINGRLKQLRTTLALANEEKSITEPLVKKGIVPKVQFLQLKREINELQGQISASNLALPRVDGALKEANQRIEEKILTFRSKASQELGVVRAEYEAARQAILGVADRVARTDVRSPVNGEVKELKIQTIGGVVRPGQDIVEIVPIDDSLLVEARIRPSDIAFLRPGQEATVKITAYDFSIYGGLPAKLERISADTIVDEQTGESFYQIIVRTDQNYLQRGENTYPIIPGMVASVDTLTGHKTVLDYILKPILKTRDSALRER; encoded by the coding sequence ATGTCAGATAAATTGAAATGGAATGATTCAGACTTTGCGTCAGATGTGGTTGCTGCGAAAATACAAGGACCGAACCCTCGATCCTTTCTTCTGCTATTCGGTATCGTTGCCTTTTTTGTCGCCGCTTATGTTTGGGCCGACCGGGCTGTCCTTGACGAAGTAACCCGTGGAGATGGCAAGGTAATCCCTTCCAGTAAAGTCCAGGTTATCCAAAATCTTGAAGGCGGCATCCTGGAGGAACTGTTAGTTAGTGAAGGTGATATTGTCGAAAAGGGGCAAATACTGCTGCGAATAGATGATACAGGATATTCATCACGTGCTGGCGAAATTGAATCCAATTATCTGAATTTAATGGGCAAGATTGCACGTCTTGAGGCGGAAGCATCTGGATCAGGAATTACCTTCCCTCCCGAACTTCTCGCAGAGCGACAAGACATTTCCATCAGCGAGCAAGATCTCTTCAATGCTCGCCAGTCAGAACTTCAATCGCAAATTTCCATTCTGCGGCAACAGGCCCAGCAACGCAGTCAGGAAATTCAAGAAATTAATGGTCGCCTCAAGCAATTGCGCACCACCCTTGCGCTCGCGAACGAAGAAAAATCAATCACGGAACCACTTGTAAAAAAAGGTATTGTGCCAAAAGTGCAGTTTTTGCAATTGAAGCGAGAAATAAATGAGCTTCAGGGTCAAATTTCGGCATCAAACCTAGCATTGCCGAGAGTTGACGGCGCTCTTAAAGAAGCCAATCAGCGCATAGAAGAAAAGATCCTTACCTTTCGAAGCAAGGCCTCTCAAGAGCTTGGAGTCGTAAGAGCAGAATATGAAGCTGCACGTCAGGCCATATTAGGTGTTGCAGATCGGGTCGCCAGAACAGATGTCCGATCTCCAGTAAATGGCGAGGTCAAAGAACTTAAAATTCAAACAATCGGCGGCGTTGTGAGGCCCGGCCAAGACATTGTCGAGATTGTCCCTATTGATGACTCATTATTGGTAGAAGCCCGCATTCGACCTTCTGACATTGCCTTTCTAAGGCCTGGCCAAGAAGCGACCGTAAAAATCACAGCTTATGACTTTTCAATTTATGGAGGCCTGCCTGCAAAGCTCGAACGTATCAGCGCCGACACAATTGTCGACGAACAAACCGGAGAGAGTTTTTATCAAATTATTGTACGGACTGATCAGAATTATCTCCAACGCGGGGAAAACACTTATCCAATAATTCCAGGTATGGTTGCTTCAGTTGATACATTAACCGGCCATAAAACCGTTTTGGACTATATCTTGAAACCAATCCTGAAAACCCGAGACTCGGCCTTAAGAGAACGCTAA
- a CDS encoding DNA-binding response regulator: MVEKSNAIVRFIGKREEDAQQLSWLLSNTAPMHFSLEHIHDLQEFMDKGTSRDGDVILLDVTQDAECQFEMMTALHQKISNSPIVVLTGDNEEIGREAIRRGAQDYLVKAQLTTDTMSRSLLNAVQRHEIHQRDSQSAPLLDSATAVLNRLPMGIILVTADSKILFFNGKAKSYLEKSDGLVVGPDRICRATLPGENKALSKLLSETLSPSSENKSEAEFAISLTRMENDSPLNIMVAPIGTGVAGKGAVLFVSDPAEPVELSVESICGLYGLTPAEGRLALGLTNGHTLDDLAEKWGVSMHTVRSQLRQVFRKTDTSRQSEVVKLILTGPAALQASSLL, translated from the coding sequence ATGGTCGAGAAATCTAATGCTATTGTCCGATTTATCGGAAAACGAGAGGAAGATGCGCAGCAGCTAAGCTGGCTCCTCTCCAATACTGCGCCTATGCATTTTTCGCTTGAGCACATTCATGACTTACAAGAATTTATGGATAAAGGTACCAGCCGGGACGGAGACGTCATACTTTTGGATGTAACTCAGGACGCGGAATGTCAATTTGAGATGATGACGGCACTTCATCAGAAAATTTCCAATTCGCCAATAGTCGTGCTTACCGGAGACAATGAGGAAATCGGCCGCGAAGCAATCCGGCGGGGCGCTCAAGACTACTTGGTCAAAGCTCAGCTAACAACAGACACCATGTCTCGCAGCCTTCTCAACGCAGTCCAGAGGCACGAAATTCATCAACGGGACTCGCAATCAGCTCCGTTGCTTGATTCCGCAACTGCTGTTCTCAACCGTTTACCCATGGGAATAATTTTAGTTACGGCAGATTCAAAAATTCTCTTTTTTAACGGCAAGGCTAAATCTTATCTGGAGAAATCCGATGGTCTTGTTGTCGGGCCGGATCGCATTTGTCGTGCCACGCTTCCTGGAGAAAATAAAGCACTGTCAAAATTGCTCTCAGAAACCCTGTCGCCCTCTTCTGAAAATAAATCGGAAGCTGAATTCGCTATTTCATTAACCCGCATGGAAAATGATTCACCTCTGAATATCATGGTCGCGCCTATTGGAACAGGCGTCGCTGGAAAAGGAGCTGTCCTATTCGTTTCTGACCCAGCTGAGCCGGTTGAGCTTTCCGTGGAATCCATTTGCGGGCTCTATGGCCTTACCCCGGCAGAGGGCCGTTTAGCTTTGGGGCTTACCAATGGCCACACGCTGGATGATTTAGCAGAAAAGTGGGGCGTCAGTATGCATACAGTCAGATCCCAACTGCGGCAGGTCTTTCGGAAAACAGATACCAGCCGTCAGAGCGAAGTTGTAAAACTTATACTCACCGGCCCGGCGGCATTGCAGGCTTCCTCTCTCCTCTAA
- a CDS encoding pseudouridine synthase has translation MSNYIAFHKPYGVLSQFTGEAGQKTLAEFGLPKNVYAAGRLDKDSEGLLILSDDGRFIKKLLDPDNAHERVYWVQVEGIPDDQTLAQLAKGVLIRNYKTKPCHVTRLVPQPELAPRVPPIRVRKNIPTSWIEITLTEGKNRQVRRMTAAVGLPTLRLIRQRVGKFRLRNLPQGKWQATEKAAITP, from the coding sequence ATGTCAAATTATATCGCTTTTCATAAGCCTTACGGTGTCCTCAGTCAATTTACGGGTGAAGCAGGGCAAAAAACGCTGGCGGAATTCGGCCTGCCTAAAAACGTTTATGCTGCGGGACGGCTCGACAAAGATAGCGAAGGGCTATTGATCCTGAGCGATGATGGGCGCTTTATCAAGAAATTGCTTGATCCGGACAATGCGCATGAGAGGGTTTACTGGGTGCAGGTTGAGGGTATTCCTGATGACCAAACATTGGCCCAATTGGCAAAGGGCGTCTTAATACGAAACTACAAAACCAAACCTTGTCATGTTACCCGATTGGTGCCCCAGCCGGAGCTAGCCCCTCGTGTTCCACCTATTAGAGTACGAAAAAACATACCAACGAGCTGGATAGAAATTACACTCACCGAAGGAAAAAACAGACAAGTCCGGCGTATGACAGCTGCTGTTGGACTACCGACGCTGCGTCTCATCAGGCAAAGGGTTGGAAAATTTCGCTTGAGAAATCTCCCGCAAGGTAAATGGCAAGCTACTGAAAAAGCTGCCATTACTCCTTAA